A stretch of the Bartonella henselae str. Houston-1 genome encodes the following:
- the pyrE gene encoding orotate phosphoribosyltransferase, producing MNTQDVIDIFKQADAILEGHFILTSGRHSATYMQKAKVFMHAHLTEKLCRGLAEKIKKSVEEKIDYVVGPAIGGLIPSYETSRHLGIPSLWVERVNGRFELRRFEIKKGARVVIVEDIVTTGLSIRETVEALVTAGANVLASACILDRSGGKVDVGVPLISLAEYEIASYASDAVPAELAELPAIKPGSRNI from the coding sequence GTGAATACACAAGATGTGATTGATATTTTTAAACAAGCAGATGCTATTTTAGAAGGGCATTTTATTTTAACATCAGGCCGTCATAGTGCTACTTATATGCAGAAGGCAAAAGTGTTCATGCATGCTCATTTGACGGAGAAGTTATGTCGTGGATTGGCTGAAAAAATCAAAAAATCTGTCGAGGAAAAAATTGATTATGTGGTTGGTCCTGCAATTGGTGGTCTTATTCCTTCATACGAAACTTCGCGTCATCTTGGTATTCCCTCTCTTTGGGTAGAGCGTGTAAATGGCAGATTTGAGCTGCGTCGTTTTGAAATCAAGAAAGGCGCACGGGTTGTCATTGTTGAAGATATTGTGACAACAGGTCTTTCTATTCGTGAAACGGTTGAGGCTCTGGTTACAGCAGGAGCAAATGTGTTGGCGAGCGCATGTATTCTTGATCGTTCTGGCGGTAAGGTTGATGTCGGAGTTCCATTGATTTCACTTGCTGAATACGAGATAGCATCTTATGCTAGTGATGCAGTTCCTGCTGAACTCGCGGAACTTCCAGCGATTAAGCCAGGAAGTCGGAATATTTAA
- a CDS encoding DUF2062 domain-containing protein, which yields MLFRSREPIDFVKRIRLWLWPRRSFSRSFCYIRKRILRISATPHKVALGFSIGIFLACSPLFGMHIVLAIFFSWILRANFAAAIIGTIFSNPLTFFLIIMADYKVGSFCLSLFSDVSEISLSQIRTLFDGLALSNTSLLFKGAWQSIMRPMILGGVLLGFIFGGLSYIGAYRAITRFQQKRYQKITKKKRLWQRKSGDIL from the coding sequence ATGCTTTTTCGTAGTCGAGAGCCAATAGATTTTGTAAAGCGTATTCGACTTTGGTTATGGCCACGTCGTTCATTTTCTCGCTCATTTTGTTATATACGTAAACGTATTTTGCGAATATCTGCAACGCCACATAAAGTTGCTCTGGGGTTTTCTATCGGTATTTTTTTAGCTTGTTCGCCTCTCTTTGGTATGCATATCGTTTTGGCAATATTTTTTTCGTGGATCTTGCGCGCAAATTTCGCAGCAGCAATTATTGGTACGATTTTTTCTAATCCACTTACATTTTTTCTGATTATTATGGCTGATTATAAGGTAGGCTCTTTCTGTTTATCACTTTTTAGCGATGTGAGTGAGATTTCTCTTTCTCAAATTCGCACTCTGTTTGACGGTTTGGCACTTTCAAATACATCTCTTCTTTTCAAGGGCGCATGGCAATCAATCATGAGACCGATGATCTTAGGTGGTGTACTTTTAGGTTTTATTTTTGGTGGTTTATCTTATATAGGCGCTTACAGAGCAATCACCCGCTTTCAACAAAAGCGATATCAAAAGATTACAAAAAAAAAGCGTTTGTGGCAAAGAAAATCGGGTGATATCTTATGA
- the acpS gene encoding holo-ACP synthase yields MIVGLGSDLTDIRRIERMLARYGDRFVQRIFTDIERNRSESLQKKSSSYAKRFAAKEACAKALGTGIACGINWKDMGVINLPSGKPIMKLTNRAQMQLQKLLPSHHDAIIHLSMTDDFPWAQAFIIIEAFPRG; encoded by the coding sequence ATGATTGTTGGTCTTGGAAGTGATCTGACTGATATAAGACGCATTGAGAGAATGTTGGCTCGTTATGGTGATCGTTTTGTTCAACGTATCTTTACGGATATTGAGCGGAATAGATCTGAGAGTCTTCAAAAAAAATCTTCTTCTTATGCCAAAAGATTTGCTGCAAAGGAAGCTTGTGCTAAAGCTTTAGGCACAGGAATCGCTTGCGGTATAAATTGGAAGGATATGGGGGTGATCAATCTACCATCTGGGAAACCAATTATGAAATTAACAAATCGTGCGCAAATGCAACTTCAAAAGTTATTGCCTTCTCATCACGATGCTATCATTCATCTTAGCATGACGGATGATTTTCCTTGGGCGCAGGCATTCATTATTATCGAAGCATTTCCACGTGGATAG
- the lepB gene encoding signal peptidase I, producing MIQKEKMHKNKEKSGILEFVFVLVQALLLAALIRTLFFQPFSIPSGSMRPTLLVGDYLFVSKYAYGYSRFSMPFSPPLFSGRILASQPQRGDVVVFRLPSNPDIDYIKRVVGLPGDRIQVRQSILYINDEPVSRHFMGKVENVDITEVNYPVKVYRETMPNGVSYDTLDLAFIPQVDDTKVFEVPSGHYFMMGDNRDNSDDSRLDVGYVPEENLIGRASIIFFSISNGSSAWQIWRWPFDVRWNRLFSFINTVHDLPLIKQGINDEASND from the coding sequence ATGATCCAGAAAGAGAAAATGCATAAAAATAAAGAAAAGAGCGGAATTCTTGAATTTGTTTTCGTATTGGTACAGGCGTTGTTGTTAGCAGCGCTTATTCGGACACTTTTTTTTCAGCCTTTCAGTATTCCTTCCGGTTCAATGCGTCCTACTTTGCTAGTAGGAGATTATCTGTTTGTTTCTAAGTATGCATATGGGTACTCTCGTTTTTCTATGCCCTTTTCTCCTCCTCTTTTTTCGGGTCGTATTTTGGCATCTCAACCTCAGCGTGGAGATGTTGTTGTCTTTCGTTTACCGAGTAATCCTGATATTGATTATATCAAACGTGTTGTTGGGCTACCGGGTGATCGTATACAAGTTCGTCAGAGTATCCTTTATATTAATGATGAGCCCGTTTCACGTCACTTTATGGGCAAGGTTGAAAATGTTGATATAACAGAGGTTAATTACCCTGTTAAGGTTTATCGCGAAACAATGCCTAATGGTGTTAGCTACGATACACTTGATTTAGCTTTTATCCCGCAAGTTGATGACACAAAGGTCTTTGAAGTTCCATCGGGGCATTATTTTATGATGGGTGACAACCGTGACAATTCAGACGATAGTCGTTTAGACGTGGGATATGTTCCAGAAGAAAATCTTATTGGTCGAGCAAGTATAATTTTTTTCTCTATCAGTAATGGTTCAAGTGCTTGGCAAATTTGGCGTTGGCCATTTGATGTGCGTTGGAATCGTTTGTTTTCTTTTATTAATACTGTTCATGATTTGCCGCTTATCAAGCAAGGAATTAATGATGAAGCTTCCAATGATTGA
- the rnc gene encoding ribonuclease III gives MKLPMIDQLEKLTGHYFKDKKKLKKALTHSSVQGSEQGNYERLEFLGDRVLGLLIAEMLYQLFPQASEGELSVRLNSLVNAQTCADIALEMELPVMIHVGFEMKNLKGRRLTNMYADVIEALIAVIYLDGGLESVRPFIQRYWQSRAKQMDAGRRDAKTQLQEWAHVQGGVQPHYRVVKRSGPDHDPVFMVEVSIPGFASEIGQGNSKRCAERMAAEKILRREGIWETMEKNNHE, from the coding sequence ATGAAGCTTCCAATGATTGATCAGCTTGAAAAACTGACGGGGCATTACTTTAAAGATAAAAAGAAATTAAAAAAAGCGTTAACACATTCAAGTGTACAAGGTTCAGAACAGGGAAATTATGAAAGACTGGAATTCTTAGGTGATCGGGTCCTTGGGCTTTTGATTGCGGAAATGTTGTATCAATTGTTTCCACAGGCAAGTGAAGGTGAGTTATCGGTACGTTTAAACAGTTTAGTGAATGCGCAGACATGTGCTGATATTGCACTAGAAATGGAACTGCCTGTTATGATCCATGTTGGTTTTGAAATGAAAAACTTAAAAGGTCGTCGGCTAACAAATATGTATGCCGATGTGATTGAAGCTTTGATTGCTGTAATATATCTTGATGGGGGATTGGAGAGTGTTAGACCTTTTATTCAAAGGTATTGGCAAAGTCGGGCGAAGCAGATGGATGCTGGTCGGCGTGATGCCAAGACACAGTTACAGGAATGGGCGCATGTACAAGGTGGTGTACAACCACATTATAGGGTCGTAAAACGTTCTGGTCCAGATCATGATCCTGTTTTTATGGTAGAGGTAAGCATTCCTGGTTTTGCGTCGGAGATTGGGCAAGGAAATTCTAAACGATGTGCTGAAAGAATGGCAGCTGAAAAAATTTTACGACGAGAGGGTATATGGGAAACAATGGAAAAAAATAATCATGAATGA
- the era gene encoding GTPase Era has protein sequence MNDVMKTRSGFVVLIGMPNAGKSTLVNQLVGTKVSIVTHKVQTTRTLIRGIVIHDNAQIVLIDTPGVFSPHKRLERAMVSAAWGGAKNADVLLVLIDAQNGLSDEVCKMLDIVANIKQDKILVLNKIDTVAKSSLLALTAGINEHVKFLQTFMISALKGSGCKDLLHALSTMMQEGPWYYPEDQISDMPMRQLAAEITREKLFLRLHDELPYSSTVETENWEERRDGSVRINQVIYVERDSQKKIVLGAKGDTIKAIGQAARKELMDIMGQKVHLFLFVKVRDNWDTDPERYREMGLDFF, from the coding sequence ATGAATGACGTTATGAAAACGCGTTCTGGTTTTGTTGTACTCATTGGAATGCCTAATGCTGGGAAGTCGACATTGGTGAATCAGTTAGTTGGAACGAAGGTTTCAATTGTAACGCATAAAGTGCAAACGACACGAACTTTAATCCGAGGTATTGTCATTCATGATAATGCGCAAATTGTATTGATTGACACACCAGGTGTTTTTTCTCCTCATAAACGGTTAGAACGTGCGATGGTATCTGCTGCTTGGGGAGGGGCTAAGAATGCTGATGTGCTGTTAGTTTTGATTGATGCTCAGAATGGTCTTTCGGATGAAGTTTGTAAGATGTTAGATATTGTAGCGAATATTAAACAGGATAAAATTCTCGTTCTTAATAAGATTGATACAGTTGCTAAGTCATCCCTTTTAGCCTTAACCGCTGGGATTAATGAGCACGTAAAGTTTTTGCAGACATTTATGATTTCAGCTCTCAAGGGCTCTGGTTGCAAGGATTTGCTTCATGCATTAAGCACAATGATGCAGGAGGGGCCATGGTATTATCCAGAAGATCAAATTTCAGATATGCCTATGCGTCAGCTTGCTGCTGAAATTACCCGTGAAAAGCTTTTTCTTCGTCTTCACGATGAACTTCCCTATTCTTCAACAGTTGAAACAGAAAACTGGGAAGAGCGTCGAGATGGTTCAGTTAGAATTAATCAAGTTATCTACGTCGAGCGTGATAGTCAGAAAAAAATTGTTTTAGGAGCAAAAGGCGATACAATTAAAGCAATTGGTCAGGCTGCGCGTAAAGAATTAATGGATATTATGGGTCAAAAGGTTCACCTTTTTCTCTTTGTAAAAGTGCGTGACAATTGGGATACCGATCCGGAACGTTATCGCGAAATGGGACTAGATTTTTTTTAA
- the recO gene encoding DNA repair protein RecO translates to MKWKEQAIILGTRQYGETSVILEVMTRQHGRYMGVVKGGRSRRMAVLLQPGNFVEAEWWARLDEHLGLFRLEALDLHAARLILFPEALYALQLIVFHLHLLPERDPHPILYDILHLFMQSFDEPFINAELLVRFEMRFLEELGFGLDLSRCAATGRLEKLCYVSPKSGRAVCEEAGHPWREKLLNLPQFLVQRTVRPVDFSDIKNGFILTGFFLMRHVWEPRNIKQPSVRISLIQLFEQRFRMQASFVDLKTINRM, encoded by the coding sequence ATGAAATGGAAAGAACAAGCTATTATTCTCGGTACACGCCAATATGGTGAAACAAGTGTTATTCTTGAAGTGATGACGCGTCAGCATGGGCGTTATATGGGAGTAGTAAAAGGAGGACGTTCGCGTCGTATGGCGGTTCTTCTTCAACCTGGAAATTTTGTGGAGGCTGAATGGTGGGCACGTTTAGATGAACATTTAGGACTTTTTCGGCTTGAAGCACTTGATTTACATGCCGCCCGGTTAATTCTTTTCCCAGAAGCACTTTATGCTTTGCAGTTAATCGTTTTCCATTTGCATCTTCTTCCTGAGCGTGATCCGCATCCTATTTTATATGATATTTTACATCTTTTTATGCAGAGTTTTGATGAACCGTTTATAAACGCTGAATTGCTTGTACGTTTTGAAATGCGATTTCTTGAAGAACTTGGCTTCGGCCTTGATTTATCTCGTTGTGCTGCAACAGGCCGCTTAGAAAAACTTTGTTACGTATCACCGAAATCAGGACGTGCTGTATGCGAGGAAGCAGGGCACCCTTGGAGAGAAAAGCTCTTAAATTTACCCCAGTTTCTTGTGCAAAGAACTGTTCGTCCTGTTGATTTTAGTGACATAAAAAATGGATTTATTCTAACAGGTTTCTTTTTAATGCGTCATGTCTGGGAACCACGAAATATAAAACAGCCATCGGTGCGTATAAGTTTGATACAATTGTTTGAACAGCGATTCCGTATGCAAGCATCGTTTGTTGATCTGAAGACAATAAATAGAATGTGA